A single Phragmites australis chromosome 4, lpPhrAust1.1, whole genome shotgun sequence DNA region contains:
- the LOC133916969 gene encoding glutathione S-transferase F11-like — protein MAAPVTVYGPVISPAVARVAACLLEKDVPFQLEPVDMSKGEHKSPSFLKLQPFGQVPAFKDHLTTVFESRAICRYICDQYAGHGNQTLLGKKEDGVVGRAAIEQWIESEGQSFNPPSLAIIFQLAFAPMMGRTTDMAVVEQNEAKLAKVLDVYEQRLGESQYFAGDEFSLADLVHLPNAHFLVNRTNKAGLITERKNLARWWNDVSARPAWKEVVELQNKPMPS, from the exons ATGGCGGCTCCTGTGACGGTGTACGGTCCGGTGATCTCACCGGCGGTGGCGCGTGTGGCGGCCTGCCTACTGGAGAAGGACGTGCCGTTCCAGCTGGAGCCGGTGGACATGTCCAAGGGCGAGCACAAGTCGCCGTCCTTCCTCAAGCTCCAGCCCTTCGGCCAGGTCCCCGCCTTCAAAGACCACCTCACCACCGTCTTTG AGTCAAGGGCTATTTGCCGTTACATATGCGATCAGTATGCAGGCCACGGTAACCAGACCCTCCTTGGCAAGAAAGAAGATGGCGTGGTTGGCCGTGCTGCCATTGAACAATGGATAGAGTCTGAAGGCCAGAGTTTTAACCCACCGAGCTTGGCAATTATATTTCAGCTTGCATTTGCACCAATGATGGGCAGGACTACTGACATGGCAGTGGTTGAGCAGAATGAAGCGAAGCTCGCTAAGGTGCTTGACGTGTATGAGCAACGACTGGGAGAGAGCCAGTACTTTGCTGGTGATGAGTTCTCCCTGGCCGACCTTGTGCACTTGCCCAATGCACATTTTCTTGTGAACAGAACCAACAAGGCAGGGTTGATCACTGAGAGAAAGAATCTGGCTAGGTGGTGGAATGATGTCTCGGCACGTCCTGCATGGAAGGAGGTTGTTGAGTTACAGAACAAACCAATGCCCTCTTGA